From Glycine soja cultivar W05 chromosome 4, ASM419377v2, whole genome shotgun sequence, the proteins below share one genomic window:
- the LOC114409660 gene encoding transcription factor TCP5-like, with the protein MIMMMASSREGRQAKQEGDTTNIDKFSQASSTSRQWSAFRNPRIVRVSRSFGGKDRHSKVCTIRGLRDRRIRLSVPTAIQLYDLQDKLGLSQPSKVIDWLLEATKFDIDKLPPLQFPQGFGQFQHPQTLLPFHDSSAASHQLSLGPFCDASSTFVRDGGIQNLMAKSRYWENIDSMSRLRGNKEAEKGKWIKTSEQENHDQDGVVGGYNSLQVSTQRLFPMRSSSTTTTTTHSLLPGLFNNSMPYNSYNSEPSSLSLSQFGSHGLFPTQQVDPNPSSGNNGVQFQSSFPLPSSGSQLFFGSSSATPSMFTTYAPFIAPSVDTDPRQFNHIQFLNSGSHILPHPPLIPSLHHSFNSHVRPFPEAPFSSKLLDSNSSNRSQENHKGSTS; encoded by the coding sequence atgattatgatgatggcaAGTTCAAGAGAAGGTCGTCAAGCAAAGCAAGAGGGTGACACCACTAATATTGACAAGTTCTCCCAGGCATCGTCCACTTCAAGACAATGGTCAGCTTTCAGAAATCCAAGAATTGTGAGAGTGTCACGTTCTTTTGGAGGGAAAGATAGGCATAGCAAGGTTTGCACCATAAGAGGGTTGAGGGACAGAAGGATTAGGCTCTCAGTTCCCACAGCAATTCAGCTATATGATCTTCAAGACAAACTTGGACTAAGCCAACCAAGCAAAGTGATAGATTGGTTGCTTGAAGCCACCAAATTTGACATTGACAAGCTCCCTCCACTCCAATTCCCTCAGGGTTTTGGTCAATTTCAGCATCCACAAACCCTACTCCCCTTCCATGATTCAAGTGCTGCCTCTCATCAGCTCTCTCTAGGACCCTTCTGTGATGCTAGCTCCACATTTGTGAGGGATGGGGGGATTCAAAACCTCATGGCAAAGTCAAGGTATTGGGAGAACATAGATTCAATGTCAAGATTAAGAGGCAATAAGGAAGCTGAAAAGGGCAAGTGGATCAAAACAAGTGAGCAAGAGAATCATGATCAAGATGGTGTTGTTGGAGGTTACAACAGCTTGCAAGTTTCTACTCAGAGGCTTTTCCCAATGCGTAGTAGtagtactactactactactactcacTCCCTTTTACCTGGTTTGTTTAACAATTCCATGCCATATAACTCCTACAACTCTGAGCCTTCTAGTTTGTCTTTATCTCAATTTGGAAGCCATGGATTGTTCCCTACTCAACAAGTAGATCCTAATCCAAGCAGCGGCAACAATGGTGTGCAATTCCAATCTTCTTTTCCATTACCATCATCTGGCTCTCAATTATTTTTTGGGTCATCTTCTGCTACACCATCAATGTTCACCACCTATGCTCCATTTATTGCACCCTCAGTGGACACTGATCCAAGACAGTTCAACCACATTCAGTTCTTGAACTCAGGTTCTCATATCTTGCCTCATCCTCCTCTCATTCCATCTCTTCATCACTCATTCAATTCACATGTCAGACCCTTCCCAGAAGCACCCTTTAGTTCAAAGCTTTTGGATTCAAACAGCAGCAACCGTAGCCAGGAAAATCATAAGGGTAGCACTTCTTGA